In the Prochlorococcus marinus str. MIT 9312 genome, TAAAGCATTAATTGCTAAATCAAATCGAACTTGATCATTCCCTTTACCAGTACATCCATGAGCTACTGCATCGGCATTAATCTCTCGAGCAATATTTACCAGGTTTTCAGCAATTAAAGGCCTAGCAAGAGCTGTAGATAAAGGATATTTATCTAGATAGAGTGCATTTGCTCTAATAGCAGGAAAAGCATATCTCTCAACAAAACTACTAACTAAATTACCAATTATTGATTTAGATGCACCTGAATTTAAGGCTTTTTTCCTAATAAGTTCCAAATCCTCGCCTTGTCCAAGATCTGCCACAAAAGTAACCACTTCTGAAATGCCATATTCATTCTTTAAATATGGAATACAAACGCTCGTATCAACTCCACCGGAATAGGCTAGTACAACTTTGTTTACCTGCTGCATTTAAATTTGCTCCATAAATTTAAATTTTTGACGTAATTAAGAATTTGATAACTTATTAAAAACTAATATTATTGTAACTAAAAGAGCTGGACCAAAAACTAGTACTAAGAGAAGAAAGTTATTAATTAATAAAACATTGGGATTTAAGTATCCAATAAGTTTAAATAATCCAGACAATAACAATGAAATTGGCCAAATAAAAAAGTATTTTAAATTTCCTTTATCAAACAAAGTTTTTCGAGTCCATCATTATGTATTATCTTATATATAGAACCTCTCCTTTCATGGATTCAAATAAACTAAAAATTAGATTAGAAGATATTTCTGAAGTTAATCCCGCTTTAACTTGCTACCACAGAGATGATCCAGCTCCTGTTTTACCATTAAGAGATGAACCAGATCTACTATCTTGGCTTGAAAATACAGGAAGGCTTGTTGCTGAAAAAGAGGGAGATTCACAAGAGATTAGTACAATAGAAGAAGAAGAGCTATCAGCACTTATGGGAGAAAAAGAAGATTATAAAACTGAAGAAGACTCTTCAGAAGATGATTGGGAAGATTAAAAAGTTTAACTTTAAATCATTATTAATATTAAATACTTTTGCTTTAATAGCTACTTCCTATTTGTTTAATAATTTTATTTTTATAGGAGTTTACACATTATTTTTTTTTATTTCTTTATTCACAACAAAGAATGGTATAAAAATAATCAAAAAATTAAATTTACTTCAAAATATTAGAACTGAAGGTCCTGCTAATCACTTGAAGAAAAGTGATACACCAACAATGGGTGGGGTTTTTATGGTAATACCTTTTTTAATTTTTCTTTTGATAATAAATATAAATTTAGGTTCTCTAAAATTATTCCTTTTATTACTTACTATTTTTGGTTTCTTTATTACAGGTTTTGTAGATGATTTTTTAAGCATTAAAAAAGAGCAGAATACAGGATTAAAAACAAAAGAAAAATTTTTCTTACAAAGTATCATTGCAATAATTTTTATATTTTTAGCCTATGAAAAAGATTTAATAAATCCATTAATTACAGTATCTGACTCCTGGCAAATAAATATGAACATTTTCACATTGCCAATTTCTTTTTTAGTATTAGTTGGCATAAGTAATTCAGTAAATTTGACTGATGGACTAGATGGATTAGCCGCTGGATGTAGTGGGATTGTCTTTTATGGCTTGGGAACAGAAATATTAATGAAAGAACAGCAAGAGCTAATTATTTTTAGTATTTTATGTTATTCAATGTCTGGGATATGTTTAGGATTTCTAAAATACAATAGTTATCCTGCAAAAATATTTATGGGTGATACAGGTTCTTTAAGTATTGGTGCAATTCTCGGTTCTATAGCGTTATTAACCAATAGTGTTTTTACCTTATCTATTTTCTCAGGAATCTTCATTATTGAATCTTTATCAGTAATGATTCAAGTAGGGGTTTTTAAAATTACAAAAAAATTATTTCACAATGGGAAACGCATATTTTTAATGGCACCACTGCACCACCATTTTGAACTTAAAGGAGTTAAGGAACAAAAAATAGTGGAAAATTTTTGGAAAATCAACATTTTGCTTGTGATTTTAGGTATAGTTTTAAAAATCAATCTTTAAAAAATTTGTTATGAGTTTTTTTACATGGAAAGATAATGGATTAACGAGTGACTGCTCGAGTCTTGATGCAATGGCATCAAGATTTGAAGAAACTGCTAACTTAATGAAAACACTATCTAAAAAAGGCTTCAAACTAAAGAAAAAGCATAACAATCAACTAATTCTTCACCCTGATCCTAAAGTATTTGATCAATGGGGTTTTATAAGTGAAGAACTTCCTTTTAAACAACTCTGTTTAATATCGGATGAAGAATAACTATTTGAACTTGCAAACTCGTCTGTAAGTATTGATAAATAATTGCGTACATGATTGTTCCAACTGTAATGCCTATTAACACCCTCAATTCCATTTCTGCTCCATAATTTCCACTGTTCATTATTAGAAATTCCTTTTTCAAGAATAACTTTCAACTTATTAATATCAGTAACATCTACTAGAAGTCCATTTTCACATTTTGAGTGAATTTCTTTTGGTCCTCCATCATTTGTTGATATTATTGGCAATCCACAAGAAGAAGCTTCAAGAAGTGTTAAACCAAAAGGCTCTGTTAAAGCTGGATTTACAAATAACCCCCCTTTACTAGCAGCCCACCTATACAAAGAAGGTATCTGACTTGGAAGATGTTTTTTTGGATAAGCTACCTTTCCATACAAATTATATTTATCAATTGTTTCGAAAATGTTATGGAATACATCTTTTTGTTGAGGGTCAAGTTTTGAAGTACTATCTCGACAACCCAAAATCAAAATTAAATTGGTTTTTCTTTTTAATTTTTCAGATCTTCCGTATGCCTCAATCAAAGAGGGGATATTTTTTCTTCGTACAGCTCTTGAAATAGTCAATAATGGAGGTTTTGTAGAATCCTTTAAAAAAGGTTGCATCATATTGTCAATTTCAGCTGTCTCTGTTGTCGAGTGAATATGGTGAAATTTTTTATGATCAACTCCTGGCGGAATTACTTTAGCTTTGTGAGTTGAAAAAGAAGAATATTGGGAATATTGATAAACTGACTCTTGTTTAGTGCTTGTTACAACAATATCTGCGGAATTTAACGCTTTTTCTTCTGCCTCAATTCTTTTACTGATGGAATAAAGCTTTTCTATTTTATTAGTTGTTAAGCCAGCATCAAGCAATTTCCTCTTTTTTTCTCTTCCTAAAGAATGACCAGTAAAAATAAGTGGAACTTTTAAGGATTTACTTAATTTAACGCCTACATATCCAGCATCTGCATAATGTGCATGTATAAAATTAGGCTTTTTATTTTTTTTATAGTAAGAAATAAGGCTTTCAGTTAAATGATCTAAATAAGGCCAAAGCAATTCCTTTCTTAAATATTTATTAGGTCCAAATTTAAATCTTAAAATTCTAACTCCAGGCTCTACAAATTCTTCTTCTTGCGAATATTGATCGTCAACTTTAGAGTCTTTTATTAAACGAGTGACTAAATCTACTTGGTCAACATCAGAAGTATTAGCCAAACTTTTAACTAACTCTAAAACGTATTGTGTTTGACCTCCTGTATCTGCATCTCTCCCTAATTCAAGATTTTTAGAGCGTATAAGACCATGTAAATGTAAATATAAAAATTTAAACCTCATTCAGCAAATCCTCAGATAAATCGCTTTTAATACAAATAAGCTGAATTTCCAAAGGAAATATTAAGAAAGCATTATGATTTTAATTTTTTTTTAATCCAAAAGTTTATGAAAAAGCAGTTATAGAAAGATATTATACCTCGTTAAAAAAGAATTTTATTTTACTCAAATAATTAAAAATACAAAGAAATACAACAAAGGTTTTTTATTTGAGAACTTTTTTAAGATATTTTGCTGTATGGCTTTTGGGATGTTTCGCTACATCTTCAGGAATACCTTCTGCAATAATTTCGCCACCTTTATCTCCTCCATCAGGTCCTAAATCAATGATCCAATCAGAACATCTAATTACATCTAAATTGTGTTCGATAACAATTACAGAATTCCCTTTATCTACCAAACGTTGTATCACATCCATTAATTTATGAACATCATAAAAACTTAAACCTGTAGTTGGTTCATCAATTAAATACAGAGTTTTTCCAGTAGCCCTTTTAGATAATTCTGTAGCTAACTTAACTCTTTGAGCCTCTCCGCCAGATAATGTAGGGGCAGGTTGGCCTAATTTGACATATCCTAAGCCGACATCCACAAGTGTAGATAATCTATCAGAAGCTTGAGGTATGGCAGAAAAAGTTTCTGCAGCTTGTTCAACAGTCATCTCTAAAACATCAGATATATTAAAGCCTTTATATTTAACTTGAAGAGTTTCCCTATTAAACCTAGCTCCTTTGCACACTTCGCATTGAACATACACATCAGGTAGGAAATTCATTTCGATAACATTAACTCCCTGACCTTTACACGCTTCGCATCTTCCTCCTTTCACATTAAAACTAAACTGACCAGCCTGATAACCCCTGGCTTTGGCTTCCACTGTGGCGGTAAATATCTGCCTTATAGGGTCAAAAGCACCTGTATAGGTGGCAGGGTTTGATCTTGGTGTTCTTCCTATTGGAGATTGATCAATAACGATAACTTTATCAATTGCCTTTATACCCTTTAACTCTTCTACCCCTTTAGGAAAAGGAACTTTTAATCCTAGAGAATGACACAAGGCAGGGTGAAGTAATTCATTTATTAAGGTACTTTTCCCACTACCGCTAACACCAGTTACAGAAACTAATCTTCCTAAAGGAAATTCTACCGATACATTTTTTAAATTATTTTTAGAACAATTATTTAAAATTAAACTTTTTTTAATAGATGATCTACGTTTTTTTGGAGTAGGAATCGACTTCCTACCACTAAGATAAGCCCCAGTTATTGACCTCTCTGATTTTAAGACATCTTGATATGATCCCTTAGCAATAATTTCCCCACCATAAATACCTGCCCCTGGGCCAATATCTACTAAATAATCTGCAGATTTCATAGTATCTTCGTCATGTTCAACAACAACTAAAGTATTTCCTAAGTCTCTTAAGCTTTTTAATGTTTCTAATAATCTGTCATTGTCTCTCTGATGTAACCCAATACTTGGTTCATCTAATACATATAGAACACCAGTAAGACCTGCGCCTATTTGAGTAGCTAATCTGATACGCTGAGCTTCTCCGCCAGACAAAGTCATAGCTGGTCTATCTAAAGTTAAATAATCTAGACCAACATTAATTAAAAACTTCAAACGTAAACGAATCTCTTTTAAAACCAATTCACCTATCTGCTTTTGTTTTTCTGATAAAGATATATTTTCCTTCTGAGTCTTCCCTACTCCCATTATGCGCTCAACGTGAGTTAGGGTTTCAGAAACGCTTACAGAAGTTAAGTCAGTAATATTGTATGGACCAATTTTAACGGCCAAAGCCTCAGGTCTTAGTCTTTTTCCAGAACATGTCTTACAAGGAACTAATTCTAGATACTTTTCTAATTTTTGTTTAACTGATTCTCCATTAGCTTCATTCAACTGCCTTTCTAATATTGGTAAAATACCCTCAAAAGGTCTTTCAAAACCACTAGCAGTTTTAAAACGACTATCAGCTTGAATTAATATCGGTTTATCTGATCCCAAAAGTAGAACTTTTTTTTGCAAATCACTTAAATCTTTCCAAGGAGTTTTCAATTCAAAACCATAAGCTTGTCCTACAGAATAAAGTAAAGAGAAGTAATAAGTATTATCTTTTTCACTCCAAGGCGCTATTGCAGCATAAACAGGTAATGTTTTATCTGGTATAACTCTATCAGCAGTAAATTTTTTTAAATAACCAATCCCATGACAGTCTGGACAGGCCCCATATGGGCTGTTAAAGGAAAATAATCTAGGAGAAAGTTCCTCGACAATAGAACCATGAACTGGACAGGCATAATTTTCTGAGTAAAGTTTTTCTCTCTCTAAGTTAGGAGGTAAGTTTTCTCCTTTTTTTGGAACAACTTCTACTATTGCCAAACCATCGCCTCTTTTAAGACAAGTTTGTAGAGAATCATTCAATCTTTCTTGTATTCCTTCTCTTGCAATTAATCTATCAACTACTACCTCAATATTATGAATTTGATTTTTATCTAATTCAATACTATCAGCAAGTTCTCTTACCTCGTCGTTGATTCTTACCCTAGCGAAGCCCTCAGCAGCTAATCCACTTATTAATTTTGTATGTGTTCCTTTTTTACCTCTTACAACAGGGGCCAACAATTGATACCTCGTTCCTTCTGGCAATAGAAGAATTTGATCAACCATTTCATCAATTGTTTGAGGCGCAATTGGAATCCCACAGTGATGACAATGCGGCTCACCAGCGCGACCAAACAACAATCTTAGATAATCTTGTATCTCTGTTACTGTTCCAACTGTTGATCGAGGATTATGACTTGTAGATTTTTGATCAATTGAAATAGCAGGTGATAAGCCCTCAATATTATCAACATCAGGTTTATCTACTTGTCCCAAAAATTGCCTTGCGTATGCAGAAAGACTCTCAACATATCTTCTTTGACCTTCAGCAAAAATCGTATCAAAAGCTAAAGAACTTTTACCGCTTCCACTAACACCTGTAAAAACTATAAATTTATTTCTAGGTAGAGAAAGGTCAATATTTTTTAAA is a window encoding:
- a CDS encoding DUF3134 family protein, with protein sequence MDSNKLKIRLEDISEVNPALTCYHRDDPAPVLPLRDEPDLLSWLENTGRLVAEKEGDSQEISTIEEEELSALMGEKEDYKTEEDSSEDDWED
- the mraY gene encoding phospho-N-acetylmuramoyl-pentapeptide-transferase, translated to MIGKIKKFNFKSLLILNTFALIATSYLFNNFIFIGVYTLFFFISLFTTKNGIKIIKKLNLLQNIRTEGPANHLKKSDTPTMGGVFMVIPFLIFLLIININLGSLKLFLLLLTIFGFFITGFVDDFLSIKKEQNTGLKTKEKFFLQSIIAIIFIFLAYEKDLINPLITVSDSWQINMNIFTLPISFLVLVGISNSVNLTDGLDGLAAGCSGIVFYGLGTEILMKEQQELIIFSILCYSMSGICLGFLKYNSYPAKIFMGDTGSLSIGAILGSIALLTNSVFTLSIFSGIFIIESLSVMIQVGVFKITKKLFHNGKRIFLMAPLHHHFELKGVKEQKIVENFWKINILLVILGIVLKINL
- a CDS encoding glycosyltransferase, with translation MRFKFLYLHLHGLIRSKNLELGRDADTGGQTQYVLELVKSLANTSDVDQVDLVTRLIKDSKVDDQYSQEEEFVEPGVRILRFKFGPNKYLRKELLWPYLDHLTESLISYYKKNKKPNFIHAHYADAGYVGVKLSKSLKVPLIFTGHSLGREKKRKLLDAGLTTNKIEKLYSISKRIEAEEKALNSADIVVTSTKQESVYQYSQYSSFSTHKAKVIPPGVDHKKFHHIHSTTETAEIDNMMQPFLKDSTKPPLLTISRAVRRKNIPSLIEAYGRSEKLKRKTNLILILGCRDSTSKLDPQQKDVFHNIFETIDKYNLYGKVAYPKKHLPSQIPSLYRWAASKGGLFVNPALTEPFGLTLLEASSCGLPIISTNDGGPKEIHSKCENGLLVDVTDINKLKVILEKGISNNEQWKLWSRNGIEGVNRHYSWNNHVRNYLSILTDEFASSNSYSSSDIKQSCLKGSSSLIKPH
- the uvrA gene encoding excinuclease ABC subunit UvrA, with product MVNKIDNSFEEDNSINIRGARQHNLKNIDLSLPRNKFIVFTGVSGSGKSSLAFDTIFAEGQRRYVESLSAYARQFLGQVDKPDVDNIEGLSPAISIDQKSTSHNPRSTVGTVTEIQDYLRLLFGRAGEPHCHHCGIPIAPQTIDEMVDQILLLPEGTRYQLLAPVVRGKKGTHTKLISGLAAEGFARVRINDEVRELADSIELDKNQIHNIEVVVDRLIAREGIQERLNDSLQTCLKRGDGLAIVEVVPKKGENLPPNLEREKLYSENYACPVHGSIVEELSPRLFSFNSPYGACPDCHGIGYLKKFTADRVIPDKTLPVYAAIAPWSEKDNTYYFSLLYSVGQAYGFELKTPWKDLSDLQKKVLLLGSDKPILIQADSRFKTASGFERPFEGILPILERQLNEANGESVKQKLEKYLELVPCKTCSGKRLRPEALAVKIGPYNITDLTSVSVSETLTHVERIMGVGKTQKENISLSEKQKQIGELVLKEIRLRLKFLINVGLDYLTLDRPAMTLSGGEAQRIRLATQIGAGLTGVLYVLDEPSIGLHQRDNDRLLETLKSLRDLGNTLVVVEHDEDTMKSADYLVDIGPGAGIYGGEIIAKGSYQDVLKSERSITGAYLSGRKSIPTPKKRRSSIKKSLILNNCSKNNLKNVSVEFPLGRLVSVTGVSGSGKSTLINELLHPALCHSLGLKVPFPKGVEELKGIKAIDKVIVIDQSPIGRTPRSNPATYTGAFDPIRQIFTATVEAKARGYQAGQFSFNVKGGRCEACKGQGVNVIEMNFLPDVYVQCEVCKGARFNRETLQVKYKGFNISDVLEMTVEQAAETFSAIPQASDRLSTLVDVGLGYVKLGQPAPTLSGGEAQRVKLATELSKRATGKTLYLIDEPTTGLSFYDVHKLMDVIQRLVDKGNSVIVIEHNLDVIRCSDWIIDLGPDGGDKGGEIIAEGIPEDVAKHPKSHTAKYLKKVLK